Proteins from a single region of Weeksella virosa DSM 16922:
- a CDS encoding hemolysin family protein, translating to MDTHSQMMTLMATTVGHNVTGEISVFKLLLTIFLVLLNGFFVAAEFAIVKVRSSQIEVSHDINSRMASTAKIIVNNLDSYLAATQLGITLASLGLGWVGESSLSPVIVKIFMMVGLDSPEWISIANKVAFPTAFVIITILHIVFGELAPKSLAIQFPTKTTFTVALPLRIFYFVCRPIIWLMNGFANMILRVFGIRPIHGGEIHSEEELKMIITESQEGGAIEESERNLIQNVFEFDDRRVLNIQTLRKNVSAIEIKSTVKESIDYAIQEGYSRYPVYEDSLDNIVGVLYTKDLMKSLLANPNQTDIRGLLREPIFISESALIKNVLKQFQKKHLQLAVVTNEVGEMSGVVTMEDILEELVGEIQDEYDNEDPIVTKVADGAYRVNAHKTIIDINRLLPYQFEESEHYDTLAGLISEVYYDRDLEVGDEIDLEAYTGKIIKMYRNSVEIILLKVKIIKEDLREDSEKEE from the coding sequence ATGGACACACACTCCCAGATGATGACGTTGATGGCAACAACAGTGGGTCACAATGTCACCGGTGAAATTTCAGTTTTCAAGCTGTTATTAACTATTTTCCTTGTTTTATTGAATGGTTTTTTTGTTGCAGCAGAGTTTGCAATCGTAAAAGTTAGAAGTTCACAAATAGAAGTTAGTCATGATATTAACTCTCGAATGGCTTCTACTGCAAAAATCATTGTTAATAACTTAGACTCCTATTTAGCTGCTACGCAACTTGGGATTACCTTGGCTTCTCTAGGTTTGGGTTGGGTAGGGGAGAGTTCTTTGTCGCCAGTCATCGTAAAAATCTTTATGATGGTAGGCTTAGATAGCCCAGAGTGGATTAGCATTGCCAACAAAGTAGCTTTCCCAACGGCATTTGTCATCATCACGATTTTGCACATTGTGTTTGGGGAATTGGCACCGAAGTCTTTGGCAATTCAATTTCCTACCAAAACAACCTTTACGGTTGCATTACCTTTGCGTATTTTCTATTTTGTTTGTCGTCCAATTATTTGGTTGATGAATGGTTTTGCGAATATGATTCTTAGAGTTTTTGGAATCAGACCAATTCATGGAGGAGAAATCCACAGTGAAGAAGAACTTAAAATGATTATTACCGAAAGTCAAGAAGGTGGTGCTATTGAAGAGTCGGAACGAAATCTCATTCAGAATGTATTCGAGTTTGATGATCGTCGGGTATTGAATATTCAGACTTTGCGTAAAAATGTTTCAGCTATCGAGATCAAGTCTACCGTAAAAGAATCGATTGATTATGCGATACAAGAGGGGTATTCTCGATATCCTGTATACGAAGATTCGTTAGACAATATTGTGGGTGTTTTATACACAAAAGATTTAATGAAATCCCTATTGGCGAACCCCAACCAGACTGATATCCGTGGCTTGTTGCGCGAACCGATTTTTATTTCAGAGTCGGCTTTGATAAAAAATGTGCTGAAGCAATTTCAGAAAAAACACTTACAGTTGGCTGTAGTAACCAATGAGGTTGGAGAAATGAGCGGTGTAGTAACGATGGAAGATATTCTAGAAGAACTCGTAGGAGAAATACAAGACGAATATGATAACGAAGACCCAATAGTTACGAAGGTTGCCGATGGTGCTTACCGAGTAAATGCTCATAAAACCATTATAGATATCAATCGCCTATTGCCTTATCAGTTCGAAGAAAGCGAACATTACGATACGTTGGCTGGTTTGATTAGCGAAGTTTACTATGATCGAGATTTGGAAGTTGGTGATGAGATTGACTTGGAAGCTTATACCGGGAAAATCATAAAGATGTACCGTAATTCTGTAGAAATTATTTTACTGAAAGTGAAAATAATTAAAGAAGATCTAAGAGAAGACTCAGAAAAAGAAGAATAA
- a CDS encoding YncE family protein, with the protein MVQLKKQSYPYLFAAVALLFTACNNDDDHTISEPEEVGTYAKGFFILNEGNSSPTSSSISFLKNGTMKTDIFRKENPNSPEIGTYLQSMFFDKKYAYIISSNSNSVTVVDKNTFKYVKTYNENLDTPRYGLVHNGKAYITNQGAWNLKDDFVTVIDLSSGKSEKIMANDYTELITEENNKIYISNGYYSEGTTVMVLNPQNNQFEKKIDLGENNSPIAWEEENNSLYILTSGKRLLKMNLVNHQIQTQDLPSDISMVGHLKIEDDFLYYTSANKVYKQKLDSKLSETPLFSYESSSQYGVMYGFTVDDNRIYISDATDFNSDGRVLEYSTNGSFIKEYKTGIAPNGFYKND; encoded by the coding sequence ATGGTACAACTAAAAAAACAATCGTATCCTTATCTTTTCGCAGCTGTTGCTTTGCTTTTTACGGCTTGTAACAATGATGATGATCACACGATTAGCGAACCCGAAGAAGTTGGCACATACGCCAAAGGATTTTTCATTCTGAACGAAGGAAACTCTTCGCCTACATCCTCATCGATTAGTTTCTTGAAAAATGGAACGATGAAAACGGATATTTTCCGGAAAGAAAACCCTAACTCACCAGAAATAGGTACGTATTTGCAATCGATGTTTTTCGACAAGAAGTATGCTTATATCATTTCGTCGAATTCGAATTCGGTAACCGTTGTTGATAAAAACACCTTTAAATATGTCAAAACCTACAACGAGAATTTAGACACGCCGCGTTATGGTTTGGTTCATAACGGAAAAGCGTATATTACCAATCAAGGTGCTTGGAATCTGAAAGATGATTTCGTCACGGTAATTGATTTGTCTAGTGGAAAGTCGGAAAAAATAATGGCCAATGATTACACAGAATTAATTACCGAAGAAAACAACAAAATCTATATATCGAACGGATATTACTCTGAAGGAACAACGGTAATGGTTCTCAACCCACAAAATAATCAGTTTGAAAAAAAGATTGATTTGGGCGAAAATAATTCGCCGATTGCATGGGAAGAAGAAAATAACTCGCTCTACATTCTTACAAGTGGTAAACGTTTATTGAAAATGAATTTGGTCAATCATCAAATTCAAACACAAGATTTGCCAAGTGATATTAGCATGGTGGGACATCTAAAAATCGAAGATGATTTCTTGTATTACACCTCGGCCAACAAAGTATATAAACAAAAGCTTGATAGTAAACTTAGTGAAACTCCTTTGTTTAGCTACGAATCGAGCTCGCAATACGGTGTGATGTATGGTTTCACGGTAGACGATAACCGAATTTATATTTCAGATGCAACCGACTTCAACTCGGATGGGCGTGTATTAGAATATTCGACAAACGGAAGTTTTATCAAAGAATACAAAACAGGAATTGCTCCGAATGGATTCTATAAAAACGATTAA
- a CDS encoding phosphomannose isomerase type II C-terminal cupin domain codes for MEIGQRPWGSYYVLEATETHKVKRIEVNVGARLSYQYHRYRAEVWTIIQGEAKVTLDDVETLYHPGQVVEIPLNAKHRIENIGKIPLIFIEVQFGESFDEDDIVRIEDDYSRI; via the coding sequence ATGGAGATTGGACAACGACCATGGGGCTCATATTATGTATTAGAGGCCACTGAAACCCATAAAGTAAAACGAATAGAGGTGAATGTAGGTGCGCGTTTATCGTACCAATATCATCGTTATCGAGCAGAGGTTTGGACCATTATCCAAGGTGAAGCAAAAGTAACATTAGACGATGTAGAAACACTTTATCATCCTGGTCAAGTAGTCGAAATCCCTTTGAATGCAAAACATCGTATAGAAAACATAGGAAAAATCCCTTTAATTTTTATCGAAGTACAGTTTGGCGAATCTTTTGATGAAGATGACATCGTGAGAATAGAAGATGACTATTCTAGAATATAA
- a CDS encoding ABC transporter ATP-binding protein: protein MNDWILKIENLSLSFGHKKVLDRVSFTLNKGETLGLVGESGSGKSITSLAIMGLLNKNANIDPESKILFKTNNQLIDLTKINSKEYASLRGNSLGMIFQEPMTSLNPSIRCGKQVEESILLHQNLNNTQAKKKVLALFEKVKLPNPERIYKAYPHELSGGQKQRVMIAMAISCEPEVLIADEPTTALDVTVQKATLDLLKELQMTEGMSMLFISHDLGVIANVSEEVLVMYQGKVVEQGRVETIFHQPAENYTKGLIACRPRLDTRYKRLPTVTDFMKNKDFYAEIYSDEERAADHRALYEQAPLLEVKNLKKYFTQSHWFGKEEVQVKAVDDISFKVYPGETLGLVGESGSGKTTLSRTLLLLEKPTSGEIYFRGQDILKMKKEDIRRLRKDIQIIFQDPYSSLNPRHTIQHILTEPMKIHGIGKSNKERVEKAAHLLEKVNLSVEALKKYPHEFSGGQRQRIGIARALALKPQFIICDESVSALDVSVQAQVLNLLNDLKKEFHFTYIFISHDLAVVKYMSDQLLVMQHGQMKELADADQVYSHPKTIYTKELIEAIPKL from the coding sequence ATGAATGATTGGATACTGAAAATAGAAAATCTAAGTTTGAGCTTTGGCCATAAGAAAGTTCTAGACCGCGTAAGCTTCACACTAAACAAAGGAGAAACCTTGGGTTTGGTAGGAGAATCTGGCAGCGGAAAATCGATTACATCATTGGCAATCATGGGCTTGCTCAATAAAAACGCAAACATAGATCCCGAGAGTAAAATTCTTTTCAAAACCAATAATCAACTCATCGACCTGACAAAAATCAACTCAAAAGAATATGCTTCTCTTCGTGGAAATTCATTAGGAATGATTTTTCAAGAACCGATGACTTCTCTCAATCCAAGTATTCGATGCGGTAAACAAGTCGAAGAATCTATTCTTTTGCATCAAAACCTCAACAACACACAAGCCAAAAAAAAAGTTTTAGCACTTTTCGAAAAAGTAAAACTTCCTAACCCAGAACGGATATACAAAGCCTACCCACATGAGTTATCTGGCGGGCAAAAACAACGCGTCATGATTGCGATGGCCATTAGCTGTGAGCCCGAAGTGCTAATCGCCGATGAACCCACTACTGCTTTGGATGTTACTGTACAAAAAGCAACCCTCGACTTACTGAAAGAATTGCAAATGACTGAGGGAATGAGTATGCTTTTTATTTCGCACGACTTAGGAGTAATTGCCAATGTGAGCGAAGAAGTTTTGGTGATGTATCAGGGGAAAGTTGTAGAACAAGGACGGGTAGAGACAATTTTTCATCAACCTGCTGAAAACTATACGAAAGGCTTAATTGCTTGTCGTCCGCGCCTAGATACACGCTATAAGCGTTTACCAACCGTAACAGATTTTATGAAAAATAAGGATTTCTATGCCGAAATTTATAGTGATGAAGAACGAGCTGCTGACCACCGAGCCTTATACGAACAAGCACCTTTACTAGAAGTGAAAAATCTAAAAAAATACTTCACACAATCGCATTGGTTTGGAAAAGAAGAGGTGCAAGTAAAAGCTGTAGATGACATTAGTTTCAAAGTATATCCTGGTGAAACACTTGGTTTGGTAGGAGAATCTGGAAGCGGAAAAACAACACTTTCACGCACCCTTCTTTTACTAGAAAAACCGACTAGTGGTGAAATCTATTTTCGAGGACAAGATATCTTAAAGATGAAAAAAGAAGATATTCGCCGATTACGAAAAGATATTCAAATCATCTTTCAGGATCCTTATTCGAGCCTAAATCCTCGTCATACCATTCAACACATTCTCACCGAACCGATGAAAATTCATGGTATAGGAAAAAGCAATAAAGAAAGAGTAGAAAAGGCAGCTCATTTGCTCGAAAAAGTAAATTTATCGGTAGAGGCATTGAAGAAATATCCTCACGAATTTTCGGGTGGGCAACGCCAGCGTATAGGAATTGCAAGAGCGCTGGCTCTAAAACCCCAATTCATTATATGCGACGAAAGTGTTTCTGCACTAGATGTATCTGTTCAGGCACAGGTACTGAACCTGCTGAACGATCTGAAAAAAGAATTTCATTTTACTTATATTTTTATTTCTCATGATTTGGCTGTCGTTAAATATATGAGCGATCAGCTTTTAGTGATGCAACACGGTCAAATGAAAGAATTAGCAGATGCGGACCAGGTATACAGTCATCCTAAAACAATATATACCAAAGAGTTAATAGAAGCAATACCAAAATTATGA
- a CDS encoding inorganic diphosphatase, with amino-acid sequence MTFDAIIEIPRGSRNKYEMDHETGMIRFDRVLYSPMFYPADYGFVPDTLGLDGDPLDVLVFLTEPTFPGCLIEVKPIGVLNMSDDKGRDEKIICVPVADPTWNQLENIEDMNSHTLKAVEHFFKTYKDLENKTCVVEGYGDKEQALQIIQEAFDRFVPSQA; translated from the coding sequence ATGACATTTGACGCAATCATCGAAATCCCACGCGGATCTCGCAACAAATACGAAATGGACCACGAAACAGGAATGATTCGTTTCGATCGTGTATTGTATTCACCAATGTTTTATCCAGCAGATTACGGTTTTGTACCCGATACTCTAGGTCTAGACGGTGATCCTTTGGATGTTTTGGTATTCTTAACCGAACCTACATTCCCAGGATGTCTTATCGAAGTGAAGCCAATTGGCGTATTGAACATGTCGGATGACAAAGGTCGCGACGAAAAAATTATTTGTGTGCCAGTAGCAGACCCAACATGGAATCAGTTAGAGAACATCGAGGATATGAATTCGCATACGCTGAAAGCAGTAGAGCATTTCTTCAAAACTTACAAAGATTTAGAAAACAAAACTTGTGTCGTAGAAGGTTACGGTGATAAAGAGCAAGCTTTGCAAATCATTCAAGAAGCATTCGACCGTTTCGTTCCGTCACAAGCCTAA
- a CDS encoding EamA family transporter: MKQSKYLFAAILTYFLWGFFSFGLRPISDYPSMEILYYRLFFSTILLLLVGCFLRRKKIEADYQLYRSLSKKEQNQMVIRLFGSSIVLMFNWLAFIYVMNHVSVQTASLSYLICPVITTLLSVLILKDHIGREKWFAIGLSTFACIIMAFGHFRELYYSLFVALSFSIYIIIQKRLNRFDSFSLLMLQLTIVSVLIMPFYGWKSEPFPTETRFYKSIALVVILFTIIPMILNNFALKGIDSSTVGILIYLNPIINFLLAVFYYKEAVSLEQIIAYSLIFLSILLFNSRNLKQIFDQKNRNFPKKISVN; the protein is encoded by the coding sequence ATGAAGCAATCGAAGTACTTATTTGCCGCAATTCTCACCTATTTTCTTTGGGGATTTTTTTCCTTTGGCTTGCGACCAATCAGCGATTATCCGTCGATGGAAATTTTATACTATCGTTTGTTTTTCAGTACGATTCTTTTGCTTTTGGTAGGATGTTTTCTAAGAAGAAAGAAAATAGAAGCTGATTATCAACTGTATCGATCATTGAGCAAGAAAGAACAAAACCAAATGGTTATACGATTATTTGGTAGTTCTATTGTGTTGATGTTTAATTGGTTGGCTTTCATTTATGTGATGAATCATGTGAGTGTGCAAACAGCCTCACTTTCGTATCTGATTTGTCCGGTAATTACCACATTGCTTAGCGTTTTGATACTGAAAGACCATATCGGGCGAGAAAAATGGTTTGCCATCGGGCTGAGTACTTTCGCCTGTATCATCATGGCTTTCGGGCATTTTCGCGAGTTGTATTACAGTCTCTTTGTAGCGCTTAGTTTTTCTATCTATATCATTATTCAGAAAAGACTCAATCGATTTGATAGCTTCAGTCTCTTGATGCTTCAGTTAACGATTGTTTCGGTTTTGATAATGCCTTTTTATGGTTGGAAAAGCGAACCCTTTCCTACCGAAACTCGCTTCTATAAAAGTATTGCGCTGGTTGTGATTCTCTTTACGATAATTCCTATGATTCTCAATAATTTTGCCCTGAAAGGTATCGATTCGTCAACAGTCGGAATCCTGATTTATCTCAATCCGATTATCAATTTTCTTTTGGCTGTTTTCTATTACAAAGAGGCAGTTTCTTTGGAGCAAATTATCGCTTATAGTCTTATCTTTTTATCGATTCTGTTATTCAATAGCCGTAATCTGAAACAAATATTTGATCAAAAAAACCGAAACTTTCCTAAGAAAATTTCGGTTAATTAA
- a CDS encoding pyruvate dehydrogenase complex E1 component subunit beta, translating to MAIKTFREVIAEAMSEEMRRDASVYLMGEEVAEYNGAYKASKGMLDEFGPGRVLDTPISEGGFTGIGVGSTLTGLRPIIEFMTFNFSLVAIDQIINNAAKIYQMSGGQFNCPIVFRGPTASAGQLGATHSQAFDSWYANVPGLKVVVPSNPYDAKGLLKSAIRDNDPVIFMESEQMYGDKMEIPEEEYLIPIGKADIKRAGKDVTLVSYGKVIKQAYAAADELAKDGIEVEIIDLRTVRPLDYETIFQSVKKTNRLVILEEAWPFANVASEITYMVQKKAFDYLDAPIIRINTKDTSAPYAPNLFELWYPQVKEVVEALKTVMYK from the coding sequence ATGGCAATAAAAACATTTAGGGAAGTTATCGCCGAAGCGATGAGCGAAGAAATGAGACGTGATGCTTCCGTATATTTGATGGGTGAAGAAGTGGCCGAATACAATGGTGCTTACAAAGCTTCGAAAGGTATGTTGGATGAATTCGGACCAGGAAGAGTTTTGGATACCCCAATTTCTGAGGGTGGTTTTACCGGAATAGGAGTTGGCTCTACCTTAACGGGTTTACGACCAATTATCGAATTCATGACGTTTAACTTTTCATTGGTTGCCATTGATCAGATAATCAACAACGCAGCTAAAATTTACCAGATGTCAGGAGGGCAATTCAACTGTCCGATTGTTTTCCGTGGGCCTACCGCTTCTGCAGGTCAGTTAGGAGCAACCCACTCACAAGCATTCGATAGTTGGTATGCAAATGTTCCGGGACTGAAAGTCGTTGTACCGTCTAATCCCTATGATGCAAAAGGTTTATTGAAGAGTGCTATACGTGACAATGATCCAGTTATTTTCATGGAATCTGAGCAGATGTACGGTGACAAAATGGAAATTCCGGAAGAAGAATATTTAATTCCGATTGGTAAAGCCGATATCAAACGAGCAGGAAAAGATGTAACCCTTGTTTCTTATGGTAAAGTAATCAAGCAAGCGTATGCTGCTGCCGACGAATTGGCAAAAGACGGAATAGAGGTAGAAATCATCGATTTACGCACAGTACGTCCTTTGGATTATGAAACAATCTTCCAGTCGGTGAAGAAAACCAATCGCTTGGTAATTTTAGAGGAAGCATGGCCGTTTGCCAATGTTGCTTCAGAAATAACTTACATGGTACAGAAAAAAGCATTCGATTATCTAGATGCACCAATTATCCGTATCAATACCAAAGATACCTCGGCACCGTATGCACCAAATCTTTTCGAGCTATGGTACCCACAAGTAAAAGAGGTAGTAGAAGCTTTGAAAACTGTGATGTATAAATAA
- a CDS encoding DUF5686 family protein translates to MKKLFVIQLFLSMWFLQAQVKIQGTIYDSLNQQPVAYADVSLPELKLVTTTNTDGTFYIESKTDATFLVISKYGYQDRKVTLENKINYNFQLFLQPDKEDDRWMTDDSGAIELQGAVVTQKKQRYKKKENPAYAILRKVWEKNRKNGLETVPQYDYKEYEKLQFDLSNIDSTFMKQKIFRKMEFIFERMDTSAINGKTYLPAFLNESIYRVSGTNLPNKTQRKELLGNKTSGFDNNELVAQTVKNLFREINIYDNRLNFLDINFVSPIAKDGFATYEYELRDTLDIDGELSYRIKYYPRRLGEYTFKGDIYISTEHFAVKEIVMESTKDMNVNFVRNIFLDLLYEIESDEVYYPLRYYSMMDMSLLNKKENSKGLFVHRTVDYYQYDFKTRFPQAFYEEKLDPSKSVINLQNDEFWVTNRPSELTEEEKGVYRTLEELNKVPKFKRIVKGIETLSSGYYNLFNSLDIGDLYSTFGYNKIEGFRLRAGARTYFSQNDRWRVAGYTAYGFKDEKFKYGVEARYMFNQYNRFQIGVGTKRDVEQLGSQLTASDGIMTRSFASSSILSQGGNNAFLSNHNISNVYLSIEPWKNVVLRVDGNYQRIKSANTEEFKINYLKNNQEHSTLTNSSVSFSIIARPKAKYAQWGIDRHEVSTLAATIMMRYTRGLKGVMDSDFAYDKLQFRYNQPILIGSFGKTWITVEAGKTFQAVPLSLLSALPGNESYGSVQGTFSQLDYYEFVTDEYASLQWEHHFNGWLFNKIPLLKKLKLREVGFLRAATGNISQATKDLNRSTINYIAPHEQIYFEYGFGIENIGIGNIRPLRIDFNWRGNYNNLPDVRKFGVTIGTQWTF, encoded by the coding sequence ATGAAGAAATTATTTGTAATTCAATTATTTTTGAGCATGTGGTTCTTACAGGCACAAGTAAAAATCCAGGGAACGATTTACGATTCTCTCAATCAGCAACCAGTTGCCTATGCAGATGTATCTTTACCTGAACTAAAATTGGTTACCACTACAAATACAGATGGTACTTTTTATATAGAATCGAAGACAGATGCTACTTTTTTAGTGATAAGTAAATACGGATACCAAGACCGAAAGGTTACTTTGGAGAACAAAATCAATTATAATTTTCAGTTGTTTCTGCAACCCGATAAAGAAGATGATCGTTGGATGACCGACGATTCGGGTGCAATAGAATTGCAAGGAGCAGTTGTAACTCAAAAGAAACAACGATACAAAAAAAAAGAAAATCCAGCCTATGCTATTTTGCGCAAAGTGTGGGAAAAGAATCGAAAAAATGGATTAGAAACGGTTCCGCAATACGATTACAAAGAATACGAAAAACTGCAATTCGATCTTAGTAATATCGACAGCACTTTTATGAAGCAAAAAATCTTCCGCAAGATGGAGTTTATTTTCGAACGGATGGATACTTCGGCTATCAACGGGAAAACCTATTTACCAGCCTTCCTCAATGAATCTATTTACCGTGTTTCGGGGACTAATCTACCCAACAAAACCCAAAGAAAAGAATTATTGGGCAACAAAACATCTGGTTTTGATAACAATGAGCTGGTCGCCCAAACAGTGAAAAATCTCTTTCGAGAAATCAATATTTACGATAATCGACTCAACTTTTTAGACATCAATTTTGTGAGTCCGATAGCTAAAGATGGTTTTGCCACTTACGAATACGAACTGCGGGATACCTTGGATATTGATGGTGAATTGAGTTATCGAATAAAATATTATCCACGACGATTAGGCGAATATACCTTCAAGGGAGATATTTATATCAGCACAGAACATTTTGCCGTGAAAGAAATCGTGATGGAAAGCACCAAAGACATGAATGTAAACTTTGTTCGCAATATCTTTTTAGATCTACTATACGAAATAGAAAGTGATGAGGTATATTATCCGTTGCGCTATTATTCGATGATGGACATGTCGTTGCTCAACAAAAAAGAAAACAGCAAAGGATTGTTTGTTCATCGAACAGTCGATTATTATCAATACGATTTCAAGACACGATTTCCACAAGCGTTTTATGAAGAAAAGTTAGACCCATCCAAATCGGTAATCAATCTGCAAAACGATGAATTTTGGGTAACGAACCGACCGAGTGAACTCACCGAAGAAGAAAAAGGAGTGTATCGAACACTAGAAGAACTCAACAAGGTACCGAAATTCAAACGAATTGTTAAAGGTATAGAAACTTTAAGTTCGGGTTATTACAATCTATTTAATTCTCTTGATATCGGAGACCTGTATTCGACTTTTGGCTATAATAAAATAGAAGGTTTTCGTTTGCGTGCCGGTGCAAGAACCTATTTTTCACAAAACGATAGGTGGCGTGTGGCGGGTTATACGGCTTACGGGTTTAAAGATGAGAAATTCAAATACGGTGTAGAAGCCCGTTATATGTTTAATCAGTATAATCGTTTTCAGATAGGGGTAGGAACCAAACGAGATGTGGAACAATTGGGTTCTCAGCTCACAGCTTCAGACGGCATCATGACGCGCAGCTTTGCTTCCTCGTCGATTCTTTCGCAAGGAGGCAACAATGCTTTTCTCAGTAACCATAATATTAGCAATGTATATCTTTCGATCGAACCGTGGAAAAATGTAGTCCTTCGGGTCGATGGAAATTATCAACGCATCAAATCTGCCAATACAGAAGAATTCAAAATCAATTATTTAAAAAACAATCAAGAACATTCTACCCTCACCAACTCGAGTGTAAGTTTCTCGATTATTGCACGACCAAAAGCCAAATATGCACAGTGGGGAATCGATCGTCACGAGGTCAGTACCTTGGCAGCAACCATAATGATGCGTTATACAAGAGGACTGAAAGGCGTGATGGATTCTGATTTTGCTTACGATAAACTACAATTCCGATACAATCAACCAATTTTGATAGGATCATTCGGAAAAACATGGATCACCGTAGAAGCCGGAAAAACCTTTCAGGCAGTACCGTTGAGTTTGCTTAGTGCATTGCCCGGGAACGAAAGCTATGGATCGGTACAAGGGACTTTCTCGCAGTTGGATTATTATGAATTTGTCACCGATGAATATGCCTCTTTGCAATGGGAGCATCATTTCAATGGCTGGCTATTCAATAAAATACCATTACTCAAAAAACTAAAATTACGCGAAGTTGGTTTCTTGCGAGCCGCAACCGGTAATATTTCTCAAGCAACCAAAGACCTCAACCGATCGACAATCAATTATATTGCACCCCATGAACAAATCTATTTCGAATATGGATTTGGAATAGAAAATATCGGAATCGGAAACATTCGTCCGTTACGAATTGATTTTAATTGGCGAGGAAATTATAATAATTTGCCAGATGTTCGTAAATTTGGCGTCACTATCGGAACCCAATGGACATTCTAG
- a CDS encoding glycosyltransferase family 2 protein: protein MKKDLTIIIPIFNEEDNLERVEKELTNYLRKASLPTKVLLINDGSKDNSLQLIKNICSRNNAFYFISFDKNYGLSAAIKAGFDWADTSWVGYIDADLQTSPEDFEKLLIHIPQYDLVTGVRANRKDSLGKNLSSKIANSIRRAFTNDGMDDTGCPLKIMRTDMAKKIPMFKGLHRFLPAMILLQNGKITQIPVRHFPRIAGVSKFNMWNRLLGPLSDCFAYLWMKKKYINYTVKESNVDT, encoded by the coding sequence ATGAAAAAAGACCTTACAATCATTATCCCAATATTCAACGAAGAAGATAACCTTGAGCGTGTAGAAAAAGAACTTACCAATTATTTAAGAAAAGCTTCTCTACCAACCAAGGTTTTATTGATAAATGATGGATCAAAAGACAACAGTCTTCAGCTAATAAAAAATATTTGTAGCCGAAACAACGCTTTTTATTTTATTAGTTTTGATAAAAATTATGGTCTAAGTGCTGCGATAAAAGCTGGTTTCGACTGGGCAGATACTAGTTGGGTGGGCTATATAGATGCCGATTTACAGACATCTCCAGAAGATTTCGAAAAACTCCTTATACATATTCCGCAATACGATTTGGTAACAGGCGTGCGTGCCAATAGAAAAGACTCTCTGGGGAAAAACTTGTCCTCTAAGATTGCGAACAGCATCCGACGTGCTTTCACCAACGACGGGATGGACGATACGGGTTGTCCGTTAAAAATCATGCGAACAGATATGGCAAAAAAAATTCCAATGTTCAAGGGATTACATCGTTTTTTACCCGCAATGATTTTATTACAAAATGGAAAAATTACTCAAATTCCGGTTCGTCATTTCCCAAGGATTGCTGGCGTTTCAAAATTCAATATGTGGAACCGTCTACTAGGTCCACTTTCTGATTGCTTTGCCTATCTTTGGATGAAAAAAAAATACATCAATTATACGGTAAAAGAAAGCAATGTCGACACCTAA